The following are from one region of the Microbacterium paraoxydans genome:
- the glf gene encoding UDP-galactopyranose mutase — translation MDLLVVGSGFFGLTIAERAAEAGRKVTVIDRRSHIGGNAYSEAEPETGIEVHRYGAHLFHTSNATVWEYVNRFTSFTNYVHRVYTTHKGVVFPMPVNLGTINQFFQAAYTPDQARALVKEQAGEFDAKSATNFEEKGIALVGRPLFEAFFRDYTAKQWQTDPQKLSGDIISRLPVRYTYDNRYFNDTWEGLPTDGYTAWLERMADHPNIEVKLDVDYFDESQALNKRATVGQVPVVYTGPVDRYFDYAEGALSWRTLDFEQEVLDVRDFQGTSVMNYPDMDVPYTRIHEFKHFHPERKDVYESDKTVIMREFSRFAERTDEPYYPVNTPADREGLLAYRELAKGEKDVHFGGRLGTYQYLDMHMAIGSALSLWNNTLS, via the coding sequence ATGGATCTCCTCGTCGTCGGGTCGGGTTTCTTCGGCCTCACCATCGCCGAGCGCGCCGCGGAAGCGGGCCGCAAGGTGACAGTCATCGACCGCCGCTCGCACATCGGCGGCAACGCCTACAGCGAGGCGGAACCCGAGACCGGGATCGAGGTGCATCGCTACGGCGCGCACCTGTTCCACACGTCGAACGCGACGGTGTGGGAGTACGTCAACCGCTTCACCTCGTTCACGAACTACGTGCACCGTGTCTACACGACCCACAAGGGCGTCGTGTTCCCGATGCCGGTGAACCTCGGGACGATCAACCAGTTCTTCCAGGCCGCGTACACGCCGGATCAGGCCCGTGCGCTCGTCAAGGAGCAGGCGGGCGAGTTCGATGCGAAGTCCGCGACGAACTTCGAGGAGAAGGGCATCGCGCTTGTCGGGCGCCCGCTGTTCGAGGCGTTCTTCCGCGACTACACCGCGAAGCAGTGGCAGACCGACCCGCAGAAGCTCTCCGGCGACATCATCAGCCGGCTCCCGGTGCGCTACACGTACGACAACCGCTACTTCAACGACACGTGGGAGGGGCTGCCCACCGACGGCTACACCGCGTGGCTCGAGCGCATGGCCGACCACCCCAACATCGAGGTGAAGCTGGACGTCGACTACTTCGACGAGTCCCAGGCGCTGAACAAGAGGGCCACCGTCGGGCAGGTCCCGGTGGTCTACACCGGCCCCGTCGACCGCTACTTCGACTATGCCGAGGGCGCGCTGAGCTGGCGTACGCTCGACTTCGAGCAGGAGGTGCTCGACGTCCGCGACTTCCAGGGCACGAGCGTCATGAACTACCCGGACATGGACGTGCCGTACACGCGCATCCACGAGTTCAAGCACTTCCACCCGGAGCGCAAGGACGTCTACGAGTCCGACAAGACCGTCATCATGCGGGAGTTCTCCCGCTTCGCCGAGCGCACCGACGAGCCCTACTACCCGGTGAACACCCCGGCCGACCGCGAGGGCCTGTTGGCCTACCGCGAGCTCGCGAAGGGGGAGAAGGACGTCCACTTCGGCGGTCGCCTAGGCACGTACCAGTACCTCGACATGCACATGGCCATCGGGTCGGCGCTGTCGCTCTGGAACAACACTCTCTCCTAG
- a CDS encoding ABC transporter ATP-binding protein, giving the protein MDAAIDVQGLGVRFRRNRRGQRSFKDLFAGASRRSRPGEFWALRDVSFTVQPGESIGVVGRNGQGKSTLLRLVAGVLLPDEGSVSVNGGVAPLIEITGGFVGDLTVRENVRLTAGLHGMSKDEVARRYDDIIAFAELAGFEETPYKHLSNGMKVRLAFSVVSQLDEPILLVDEVLAVGDKAFREKCYKRIDELLSDGRTLFFVSHNERDLRRFCTRGLYLDRGTLALDAPITDVLDRYNADYSV; this is encoded by the coding sequence ATGGACGCCGCGATCGACGTGCAGGGCCTCGGTGTGCGCTTCCGCCGCAACCGTCGCGGACAGCGCAGCTTCAAGGACCTGTTCGCCGGAGCGTCCCGTCGCTCGCGTCCCGGAGAGTTCTGGGCGCTCCGCGACGTCTCGTTCACCGTGCAACCGGGCGAGTCGATCGGCGTGGTCGGGCGGAACGGTCAGGGCAAGTCGACGCTGCTCCGCCTCGTGGCTGGCGTGCTGCTGCCCGATGAGGGCTCTGTCAGCGTCAACGGCGGGGTCGCCCCGCTCATCGAGATCACCGGTGGTTTCGTCGGCGATCTGACGGTCAGGGAGAACGTCCGGCTGACGGCAGGACTGCACGGCATGTCGAAGGACGAGGTCGCCCGCCGATACGACGACATCATCGCGTTCGCCGAGCTCGCCGGGTTCGAGGAGACGCCGTACAAGCACCTCTCCAACGGAATGAAGGTGCGTCTGGCGTTCTCCGTCGTCTCCCAGCTCGACGAGCCCATCCTGCTCGTCGACGAGGTCCTCGCGGTCGGCGACAAGGCCTTCAGGGAGAAGTGCTACAAGCGCATCGACGAACTGCTCTCGGACGGCCGCACGCTGTTCTTCGTCAGTCACAACGAGCGCGACCTGCGCCGGTTCTGCACCAGAGGGCTTTATCTGGACCGGGGCACGCTCGCTCTGGACGCCCCGATCACGGATGTCCTGGACCGCTACAACGCGGACTACTCCGTCTGA
- a CDS encoding glycosyltransferase, giving the protein MAHVLQNVVFPLDRDPDLLPLYADPETWSVIEEEPVRVSSRAHLGNILGRHRARIVAGRRVSLGTYFNAFPASYWQHWTSVREVQLTVRTTGPATILVYRSNGGGVRQRVATREVTGEATTSFDLDLTQYSDGGWIWFDIVADEKPAVLEGAEWTTEQAPTRTGKASLGITTYNKPDYCVETLRALASSPDALEFVDRIFLVDQGTQLVADQDGYAEVAERLGETLQVIRQGNLGGSGGFARAMHESLQRPESDFVQLLDDDVRIEPESLRRSIIFGQFATTPVLVGGHMFDLLDRPKLHGWAEVVDEGPFMWRNLYQEKMPHDFGVANLRQSPLLHMRMDADYNGWWMCLIPLDAVRKVGLSLPAFIKWDDAEFCLRAGEAGFPTVSMPGVALWHVSWVNKDDSIDWQAYFHARNRIVAGLLHSGAPRGGRLIVHSRRVDLKHLMMMQYYPVALRNRALRDVLSGPGHMRRNLATAMPAARALAAEYPETVIHRDPARVLHSRHGRQVYKRLPKNEFDSPTGLRLRIFTLKTLLSHWVHRPDPANVAQPEVEFGKGDAHWWRLPLYDSALVSAADGSGKNIYTRDRAKYRRMLRESVRLHAELRRRWPELQRQYRAALPDLVSAESWQQVFEEKA; this is encoded by the coding sequence GTGGCCCACGTCCTTCAGAACGTCGTCTTCCCGCTCGATCGCGACCCCGATCTGCTCCCGCTGTACGCGGATCCGGAAACGTGGTCGGTGATCGAGGAGGAACCGGTCCGGGTCTCCAGCCGCGCGCATCTCGGCAACATCCTGGGACGGCACCGCGCCCGGATCGTCGCCGGTCGGCGCGTCTCCCTCGGCACCTACTTCAACGCGTTCCCCGCGTCGTACTGGCAGCACTGGACGAGCGTCCGCGAGGTGCAGCTCACCGTACGGACCACGGGGCCGGCGACCATCCTCGTCTACCGCTCCAACGGCGGCGGTGTGCGCCAGCGCGTGGCCACCCGTGAGGTGACCGGCGAGGCCACGACGTCGTTCGACCTCGACCTCACCCAGTACAGCGACGGCGGGTGGATCTGGTTCGACATCGTGGCCGACGAGAAGCCCGCCGTGCTCGAGGGCGCGGAGTGGACCACCGAGCAGGCTCCCACCCGCACCGGGAAGGCCTCTCTCGGCATCACGACATACAACAAGCCCGACTACTGCGTCGAGACCCTGAGGGCACTCGCCTCCTCTCCTGATGCGCTGGAGTTCGTCGACCGCATCTTCCTCGTCGACCAGGGCACGCAGCTCGTCGCTGACCAGGACGGTTACGCCGAGGTCGCCGAGCGTCTGGGCGAGACCCTGCAGGTCATCCGCCAGGGCAACCTCGGCGGATCGGGCGGCTTCGCCCGTGCGATGCACGAGTCCCTGCAGCGCCCCGAGAGCGACTTCGTGCAGCTGCTGGACGACGACGTCCGCATCGAGCCGGAGTCGCTGCGGCGCTCCATCATCTTCGGTCAGTTCGCCACCACGCCCGTGCTCGTCGGCGGACACATGTTCGACCTCCTCGACCGCCCCAAGCTGCACGGCTGGGCGGAGGTCGTCGACGAGGGCCCCTTCATGTGGCGCAACCTCTACCAGGAGAAGATGCCGCACGACTTCGGTGTCGCCAACCTGCGCCAGTCGCCGCTGCTGCACATGCGGATGGACGCCGACTACAACGGGTGGTGGATGTGCCTCATCCCCCTCGACGCGGTCCGCAAGGTGGGACTCTCCCTCCCTGCGTTCATCAAGTGGGACGACGCGGAGTTCTGCCTCCGCGCCGGCGAGGCGGGCTTCCCGACCGTATCGATGCCCGGTGTGGCGCTCTGGCACGTCTCCTGGGTGAACAAGGACGACTCGATCGACTGGCAGGCCTACTTCCACGCCCGCAACCGGATCGTCGCCGGGCTCCTGCATTCCGGAGCACCGCGAGGCGGCCGCCTCATCGTGCACAGCCGCCGCGTGGATCTGAAGCACCTCATGATGATGCAGTACTACCCGGTGGCGCTGCGCAACCGGGCTCTGCGCGACGTGCTCTCTGGACCCGGCCACATGCGCCGCAACCTGGCCACGGCGATGCCGGCCGCGCGCGCCCTTGCCGCCGAGTACCCGGAGACGGTGATCCATCGCGACCCTGCCCGGGTGCTGCATTCCCGCCACGGCCGCCAGGTCTACAAGCGGCTGCCGAAGAACGAGTTCGACAGCCCGACCGGCTTGCGACTGCGGATCTTCACGCTGAAGACACTGCTCTCGCACTGGGTGCACCGGCCCGACCCGGCGAACGTCGCTCAGCCGGAGGTGGAGTTCGGGAAGGGCGACGCGCACTGGTGGCGCCTCCCGCTGTATGACAGCGCTCTCGTGAGCGCCGCCGACGGCTCAGGGAAGAACATCTACACGCGCGACCGCGCCAAGTACCGCCGCATGCTGCGCGAGTCCGTGCGTCTGCACGCCGAGCTGCGACGACGGTGGCCGGAGCTCCAGCGCCAGTACCGCGCCGCTCTGCCGGACCTGGTCTCCGCCGAATCCTGGCAGCAGGTCTTCGAGGAGAAGGCATGA
- a CDS encoding glycosyltransferase: MTTDAPAFDPSSAAIVIVTYNRSHLLTGLLTSITAMDPKPGHVIVIDNASSDDTTDVVESFRDDIGTDLVYRRLDVNTGGSGGFSEGMRTAYDLGAQWIWMMDDDVEVLPDGLARMGAWAPRFKSIQGRRYDYDGSEFYWQYRIAERMGIPIPFAPAGFDSSGYKEMNSGCFEGMFIHRSIVQQIGLPDPRFFIYWDDQMYGWLASRLTTAVIVDEFVLRRTREIRQWDMGIRHMNASSNAYRYYIMRNRAFIKQYYRVHGVYNPVLFGLGTTATFFKELIRLVFVERTVRGTSNLFRGLRDGGRIGRDRTWEPMSPLEA; this comes from the coding sequence ATGACCACCGACGCCCCTGCCTTCGATCCCTCCTCCGCCGCGATCGTCATCGTCACGTACAACCGCTCGCATCTGCTGACCGGCCTGCTCACCAGCATCACCGCGATGGACCCGAAGCCGGGCCACGTGATCGTGATCGACAACGCCTCCTCGGACGATACGACCGACGTCGTCGAGTCCTTCCGCGACGACATCGGCACCGACCTCGTCTATCGCCGTCTCGACGTCAACACCGGCGGCTCCGGCGGTTTCAGCGAGGGCATGCGCACGGCGTACGATCTCGGCGCCCAGTGGATCTGGATGATGGACGACGACGTCGAGGTGCTCCCGGACGGTCTCGCCCGGATGGGCGCCTGGGCGCCGCGATTCAAGAGCATCCAGGGACGGCGCTACGACTACGACGGCAGCGAGTTCTACTGGCAGTACCGCATCGCGGAGCGCATGGGCATCCCGATCCCGTTCGCCCCGGCAGGCTTCGACTCCTCCGGCTACAAAGAGATGAACAGCGGCTGCTTCGAGGGGATGTTCATCCACCGCTCGATCGTGCAGCAGATCGGCCTCCCCGACCCGCGCTTCTTCATCTACTGGGACGACCAGATGTACGGGTGGCTGGCCTCTCGCCTGACCACGGCGGTCATCGTCGATGAGTTCGTGCTCCGCCGCACGCGCGAGATCCGGCAGTGGGACATGGGCATCCGCCACATGAACGCCTCGAGCAATGCCTACCGCTACTACATCATGCGCAACCGTGCCTTCATCAAGCAGTACTACCGCGTGCACGGCGTCTACAACCCCGTGCTGTTCGGCCTCGGGACGACCGCGACGTTCTTCAAGGAGCTGATCCGGCTGGTCTTCGTCGAGCGCACCGTCCGCGGCACGAGCAACCTGTTCCGCGGGCTCAGGGACGGTGGCCGCATCGGTCGCGATCGCACCTGGGAGCCGATGAGCCCTCTGGAGGCCTGA
- a CDS encoding acyltransferase family protein — protein sequence MTAPAPVLRERRSFRTDVQGLRAIAVGLVLVYHAGIPVVTGGYVGVDVFFVISGFLISSHLLESLERHGRIRFADFYARRIRRILPASLTVALLTAIAAIAFVPPLALERVLRDALATILYVPNVWFAIQNTDYLADHSPSPYQHYWSLGVEEQFYLFWPLILLALFVLLRRRTGMVVAAIAALGVASLVAGIVLTPVNQPAAFFLLPTRAWELLIGALVGAILLHGAFRVPAWLGAVGGWAGIALVLASAVLYDDATVFPGTAAIVPTVGTALVILFGARSPAWGPTWVLSLRPMQFIGLISYSLYLVHWPLLIVTQSAVGEEHPLRLLVKIGLGIVLAVPLAWLLFRFVETPLRAPGWLTRRRPRFTLLGTLALTLVLAAGLTGAAHWAAARDVGTGEAVAAAPDFPTDPPRGTGFVPRNMTPSLADVAADLPVLYADGCHHSVSQEEVQDCTYGDGETSVAVFGDSHAAQWFPAVSEIAEEHGGIALSSYTKSSCPAVSTTVLDKDVPYTSCDRWREAVLEHLEEAPPALVVISSYAHYDLADASDAQARTQEWEAGMRTTVERLRAAGSEVLVIADTPRFESPPATCISADVLDTTRCDGARDEVLDAAFTAAEKRSVSAAGGVYVDLTDYVCDDSVCPVIIDDLLVYRDVNHLTTAFVSYLAPALEEPFLAALGARG from the coding sequence GTGACCGCCCCCGCCCCCGTGCTGCGCGAGCGCCGCAGCTTCCGCACCGATGTGCAGGGGCTGCGGGCGATCGCGGTCGGGCTGGTGCTCGTCTACCATGCGGGCATCCCGGTCGTCACCGGGGGGTATGTCGGCGTCGACGTGTTCTTCGTCATCTCCGGCTTCCTCATCTCCAGTCACCTGCTGGAATCGTTGGAACGACACGGGCGCATCCGCTTCGCGGACTTCTATGCCCGTCGTATCCGGCGGATCCTGCCGGCCTCGCTCACCGTGGCGCTGCTGACCGCGATCGCCGCGATCGCCTTCGTGCCGCCGCTCGCACTGGAGCGCGTGCTCCGCGACGCCCTCGCCACGATCCTCTACGTGCCGAACGTGTGGTTCGCGATCCAGAACACCGACTACCTCGCCGACCACTCGCCCTCGCCGTATCAGCACTACTGGTCGCTGGGAGTGGAGGAGCAGTTCTACCTCTTCTGGCCGCTGATCCTGCTCGCGCTGTTCGTCTTGTTGCGCCGGCGTACGGGGATGGTCGTCGCCGCGATCGCCGCGCTCGGCGTCGCGAGTCTCGTCGCCGGTATCGTGCTCACCCCCGTCAACCAACCGGCCGCCTTCTTCCTGCTCCCCACGCGAGCGTGGGAGCTGCTGATCGGCGCACTGGTCGGTGCCATCCTCCTGCACGGCGCGTTCCGTGTGCCGGCCTGGCTCGGCGCCGTCGGCGGATGGGCCGGCATCGCCCTGGTCCTGGCCAGCGCCGTGCTGTACGACGACGCCACAGTCTTTCCCGGCACGGCGGCGATCGTGCCGACCGTCGGCACGGCCCTCGTCATCCTCTTCGGCGCCCGTTCTCCGGCGTGGGGCCCCACGTGGGTGCTCTCTCTGAGGCCGATGCAGTTCATCGGTCTCATCTCGTACTCGCTGTACCTCGTGCACTGGCCGCTGCTGATCGTCACGCAGTCCGCGGTGGGGGAGGAACACCCCTTGCGCCTGCTGGTGAAGATCGGCCTCGGCATCGTGCTGGCAGTGCCTCTCGCGTGGCTGCTCTTCCGCTTCGTCGAGACGCCGCTCCGGGCACCCGGCTGGCTCACCCGCCGACGCCCGCGGTTCACGCTGCTCGGTACGCTCGCCCTCACCCTCGTGCTCGCCGCAGGCCTGACGGGAGCGGCGCACTGGGCCGCCGCACGCGACGTCGGCACCGGTGAGGCCGTGGCCGCGGCTCCGGATTTCCCGACGGATCCGCCCCGGGGCACCGGTTTCGTGCCCCGGAACATGACGCCGTCGCTCGCCGACGTGGCGGCGGATCTGCCCGTCCTCTATGCCGACGGTTGCCATCACAGCGTGTCCCAGGAGGAGGTGCAGGACTGCACCTACGGGGACGGCGAGACGTCCGTCGCGGTCTTCGGCGACTCCCACGCAGCCCAGTGGTTCCCCGCGGTCTCCGAGATCGCCGAGGAGCACGGGGGCATCGCGCTCTCGTCGTACACGAAGTCCTCGTGTCCCGCCGTCTCCACCACGGTGCTGGACAAGGACGTGCCGTACACCTCCTGCGACCGCTGGCGTGAGGCAGTCCTGGAGCACTTGGAGGAGGCCCCTCCGGCGCTGGTCGTGATCTCCAGCTACGCGCACTACGATCTCGCCGACGCCTCCGACGCCCAGGCACGCACGCAGGAGTGGGAGGCAGGCATGCGCACGACCGTCGAACGCCTCCGCGCCGCCGGTTCCGAAGTGCTCGTCATCGCAGACACCCCGCGATTCGAGTCGCCGCCCGCCACGTGCATCTCCGCGGACGTCCTGGACACCACCCGGTGCGACGGCGCGCGCGACGAGGTCCTCGACGCTGCGTTCACCGCCGCGGAGAAGCGTTCCGTCAGCGCGGCCGGCGGCGTGTACGTCGACCTCACCGACTATGTGTGCGACGACAGCGTGTGCCCCGTGATCATCGACGACCTGCTCGTCTACCGCGATGTGAACCATCTGACCACGGCCTTCGTGTCGTACCTCGCCCCTGCGCTCGAGGAGCCGTTCCTCGCCGCACTCGGCGCCCGGGGCTGA
- a CDS encoding nucleotide sugar dehydrogenase codes for MRIAVVALGKIGLPLAVQFASSGHDVIGVDVNQKAVDIINAGQEPFPGEAHLAEKLQELVPSGRLRATTDYAEAIPGADAVVLVAPVFVNDETWEPDFQYMDSATRSLAEHLTPGTLVSYETTLPVGTTRNRWKPMLEEGSGLTEGTDFFLAYSPERVLTGRVFADLRKYPKLIGALSDEGNRRAREFYESVLQFDERPDLPRPNGVWDLGTTEASEMAKLAETTYRDVNIGLANQFGLFAAAHGIDVYKVIDACNSQPYSHIHRPGIAVGGHCIPVYPRLYLSTDPDADIVRVARQLNASMPERLVAQAEGILGDLSGLRAVVLGAAYRGGVKETAFSGVFPTVEALRARGAEVVVHDPLYTDEELRRLGFEPYDLGGPVDLAILQTDHADYRELSPAQLPGVKLLVDGRAATDAALWSGTPRLVVGTAA; via the coding sequence ATGCGTATCGCCGTCGTGGCCCTCGGAAAGATCGGGCTTCCCCTCGCCGTCCAGTTCGCCTCCTCCGGTCACGATGTGATCGGCGTCGATGTCAACCAGAAGGCGGTCGACATCATCAACGCCGGGCAGGAGCCGTTCCCCGGTGAGGCCCACCTGGCGGAGAAGCTGCAGGAGCTCGTCCCCTCCGGCCGTCTGCGCGCCACGACCGATTACGCCGAGGCGATCCCGGGAGCCGACGCCGTCGTCCTCGTCGCGCCCGTGTTCGTGAACGACGAGACGTGGGAGCCGGACTTCCAGTACATGGACTCGGCGACGCGATCGCTCGCCGAGCACCTCACGCCCGGCACCCTGGTGTCGTACGAGACGACGCTGCCCGTGGGGACGACCCGGAACCGGTGGAAGCCCATGCTCGAGGAGGGCTCCGGGCTGACGGAGGGCACGGACTTCTTCCTCGCGTACTCGCCGGAGCGCGTGCTCACCGGGCGGGTCTTCGCCGACCTGCGCAAGTACCCGAAGCTCATCGGCGCCTTGTCCGACGAGGGGAACCGTCGCGCCCGCGAGTTCTACGAGTCCGTCCTGCAGTTCGACGAGCGTCCCGATCTCCCTCGCCCGAACGGTGTGTGGGACCTCGGCACGACCGAGGCCTCCGAGATGGCGAAGCTCGCCGAGACCACGTATCGCGACGTGAACATCGGCCTGGCCAACCAGTTCGGCCTGTTCGCCGCTGCACACGGGATCGATGTCTACAAGGTCATCGATGCCTGCAACTCGCAGCCGTACAGCCACATCCACCGCCCGGGCATCGCCGTCGGCGGACACTGCATCCCGGTCTACCCCCGTCTGTATCTCTCCACCGACCCCGACGCCGACATCGTGCGGGTGGCGCGCCAGCTCAACGCCTCCATGCCGGAGCGCCTGGTGGCGCAGGCGGAAGGCATCCTCGGCGACCTGAGTGGTCTGCGGGCGGTCGTGCTCGGGGCCGCCTATCGCGGCGGCGTCAAGGAGACGGCCTTCTCCGGTGTGTTCCCGACCGTCGAGGCGCTGCGCGCCCGCGGAGCCGAGGTCGTCGTGCACGACCCGCTGTACACCGACGAGGAACTGCGTCGACTCGGGTTCGAGCCGTACGACCTCGGCGGACCGGTCGATCTCGCCATCCTCCAGACGGACCACGCCGACTATCGTGAGCTCAGCCCGGCCCAGCTGCCGGGAGTGAAGCTCCTCGTGGACGGTCGCGCGGCCACGGACGCCGCGCTGTGGTCCGGGACGCCGCGCCTCGTGGTGGGGACGGCAGCCTGA
- the galE gene encoding UDP-glucose 4-epimerase GalE yields MKVLITGGAGYIGSTVATACIEAGIQVVVLDDLSTGLAAFGEGRNLYVGDIADAAVLDRLLTDHPDIDAVVHCAARIVVPESVADPLGYYDSNVGKTITLLRRLRDAGIGRIVFSSSASIYAGETGDGVDESGRLAPSSPYATTKAMVEQILADAAAAGDFRAIALRYFNPIGADPQLRTGLQNPTPSHALGKIMQARAAGEPFTITGTDWATRDGSGLRDYIHVWDLALAHVAAVTRFDDVATPEQPYQVINLGTGDGVTVRELVRAFERVTGDPLPVVETDRRPGDQAGAFAIVERAREVLGWRAERSVDDGVRDALAWAQKLPTVR; encoded by the coding sequence ATGAAGGTACTGATCACCGGCGGGGCCGGCTACATCGGATCGACCGTGGCGACGGCGTGCATCGAGGCCGGGATCCAGGTCGTGGTGCTCGACGATCTGTCCACCGGGCTGGCGGCTTTCGGCGAGGGACGCAACCTCTACGTCGGCGACATCGCCGACGCCGCCGTCCTCGACCGGCTGCTGACGGACCACCCCGACATCGATGCCGTCGTGCACTGCGCCGCCCGGATCGTCGTGCCCGAGTCCGTCGCCGATCCGCTCGGCTACTACGACAGCAACGTCGGCAAGACGATCACGCTCCTCCGCCGCCTCCGGGACGCCGGGATCGGGCGCATCGTGTTCAGCTCCTCCGCCTCGATCTACGCGGGGGAGACGGGGGACGGGGTCGACGAGAGCGGGCGGCTCGCCCCCTCGAGCCCCTATGCGACCACCAAGGCGATGGTCGAGCAGATCCTCGCCGACGCCGCAGCGGCCGGCGACTTCCGCGCCATCGCGCTCCGCTACTTCAACCCGATCGGCGCCGACCCGCAGCTGCGGACCGGACTGCAGAACCCGACTCCGTCGCACGCGCTCGGCAAGATCATGCAGGCGCGGGCGGCGGGGGAGCCGTTCACGATCACCGGCACCGACTGGGCGACCCGCGACGGATCGGGCCTGCGGGACTACATCCACGTCTGGGACCTCGCGCTCGCGCACGTCGCGGCGGTGACCCGGTTCGACGATGTCGCGACGCCGGAGCAGCCGTATCAGGTGATCAACCTGGGCACCGGCGACGGTGTCACGGTCCGCGAGCTGGTACGGGCCTTCGAGAGGGTGACCGGGGACCCGCTGCCCGTCGTCGAGACCGATCGCCGGCCCGGGGACCAGGCCGGCGCCTTCGCGATCGTGGAGCGGGCGCGCGAGGTGCTGGGGTGGCGTGCGGAGCGCTCCGTCGACGACGGCGTCCGCGACGCCCTCGCCTGGGCGCAGAAGCTCCCCACCGTCCGCTGA
- a CDS encoding ABC transporter permease: MSHAAVGAPGTPRRYLHSLWLLSARDLKVRYATSFLGYVWSVLDPLVMSAIYWFVFTQVFRRDVGEQPYIIFLISALLPWVWFNSSVSDFTRAFKKDARLVRSTSIPRSIWVNRIVLSKGMEFLFSLPVLVLFIVVNLLFESHPDQVVQIGWGVLWVPVAILMQTVLLVGLGLLVAPLCVLYTDLERTTALILRAMFYATPIIYNVTDLPGVFQTLGAFNPLAGIFMLYRMPFFPDQWNPFTLTVSAVMCLLILALGVWAFRRLERPVLKEL; this comes from the coding sequence GTGAGTCACGCTGCTGTCGGGGCGCCCGGGACGCCCCGGCGCTATCTGCATTCGCTGTGGCTGCTGTCGGCCCGTGACCTCAAGGTCCGGTACGCGACGAGCTTCCTCGGCTACGTGTGGTCTGTTCTCGACCCGCTGGTGATGAGCGCGATTTACTGGTTCGTGTTCACCCAGGTGTTCCGTCGCGACGTGGGGGAGCAGCCGTACATCATCTTCCTCATCAGCGCGCTGCTGCCGTGGGTGTGGTTCAACAGCTCCGTGTCGGACTTCACGCGGGCGTTCAAGAAGGACGCCCGTCTCGTCCGCTCGACATCCATCCCGCGCTCCATCTGGGTGAACCGCATCGTGCTCAGCAAGGGCATGGAGTTCCTGTTCTCACTGCCGGTGCTGGTGCTGTTCATCGTGGTCAACCTCCTGTTCGAGAGCCATCCCGACCAGGTGGTGCAGATCGGCTGGGGCGTGCTCTGGGTGCCGGTGGCGATCCTCATGCAGACGGTGCTGCTCGTCGGCCTCGGCCTGCTGGTCGCGCCGCTGTGCGTGCTCTACACGGACCTCGAGCGCACCACGGCGCTCATCCTCCGGGCGATGTTCTACGCCACCCCGATCATCTACAACGTCACGGACCTGCCCGGTGTCTTCCAGACGCTCGGCGCCTTCAATCCGCTCGCCGGGATCTTCATGCTGTATCGCATGCCGTTCTTCCCGGACCAGTGGAACCCGTTCACGCTCACGGTCAGCGCCGTGATGTGCCTGCTCATCCTCGCGCTCGGCGTCTGGGCGTTCCGGCGTCTCGAGCGCCCCGTGTTGAAGGAGCTGTGA